In Macaca mulatta isolate MMU2019108-1 chromosome 16, T2T-MMU8v2.0, whole genome shotgun sequence, the sequence CTAAGAGGGACTGAAGTTCAATCTCAAGGGTTTGAAGAGTGCGTTTCATTTCGGTAAGCTCATTCCGGGCTGAGGTGGTGGCGCCAGCGTCGTCAGAGATCTGCTGCTGCAGCGAGGCGCTCTGGAACGGCAGGGGCCGCGTTAGGGTGCTGCTGGCTGCTTCTGCGCCCGGCGCCCACGGAGCGCACCCAAGCATGGTTTTACCTTCTCGTTGAACCAGGCCTCCGCGTCCCTGCGGTTCTGCTCGGCAAGGGCTTCGTACTCAGCTCGCATGTTGTTCAGCAGAACCGTGAGGTCTACCCCAGGGGCCGCGTTCATCTCCACGTTCACGTTGCCTCCAGCCGCGCACTGCAGAGCTTTCATTTCCTGAAAGATATTTGTTTAACGGAATTAGgatctgaatattttatttattttattttttgagttagggtctcgctctgatgcctaggctggaatgcagtggtgcgattatggctcacggcagcctccaactcctggcctcaagcgatcctccagtcTGGGTCTCctacagtgttgggattataggcgtgagccaccgcgtccggcctgaatatttttaaaggagcCAGATGGACAAGATCTATAAGGTTAGAAACTTTTTGGGaggtttgtttcttttgagaggATGAACAGAAGCATCTTAAACAATCTAAGCCTTATGGAGAAACTGACAGGTTCCTTCTTGAACGTTAatttaatatattctatttatcatctgaaattaattttaaaatttgggagGGAGGAGATTGTGAGAGCCAGCCGGGTGGAGCTTCTACCTCCTCATGATTCTTCTTGAGGTAAGCGAGCTCCTCACTGAGAGTTTCCAGCTGGATCTCCAGGTCCGTTCTGCACAAGGTCAACTCATCCAGGACTCTGCGCAAACCGTTGATATCCGCCTCAACGCTCTGGTGAAGTGCCAGCTCGTTTTCAAACCTTAGAAAAGTATTTGAAAGTTTCATGATTAGTCGTTAGACATGGCACATCACAACTCGAACTAAGCTTTGAGCTAAAACTACTAAGATAATACTTAAAACTTCAGTGAGGTCACCTATCACGCCACAAATACATTTCATTGAAGCAAGAGAATGGGAAGAGCCAAAATTCTTTCTCATATGACTTTGACATTCATTTTTGTTAGTCCCCAAATTTCCCAGGTAAAATATGTTGCTCAGCTAGTTACTCATTCTAATATgcattttgtttaaaacaaatacatgaataaacaaGAACAAAGACTTGAGCCAACCTCAAATAACTTagaagaataaaggagaaaaaatgcttagacaactttttttttcctatttatcttCAGCCCTACTTACTTTAGTCTGAAGTCATCAGCTGTTAGTCTTGCATTATCATTTTGCAGGACAACATGGGCATTACTGGTAGTTGCAGAAATTATCTGACAAAAGAAAAGTTAGTTAAGATTGAGGAAATATTTAAGATGCATTTCAAAGTTCCTTGAAATGAAATTACCTATGAAATTACAGTGATATTTTTGGCATCTGTCTCTAATAATCAGATGATTCTTTTGAAGATGGGTAGTTTAAgtatggtctctctcactctctttttttcttgagaccgagtcttgctttattgcccaggctggactgcagtggcatgatctcggctcactgcaacctccacctcccggattcaagtgattctcctgcctcagcctcccagatagctgggattacaggcacgtgccaccacactgggctaatttttgtcgttttagtagaaacagggtttcaccatgttggccaggcatgaccactgtgcctggccaggtgtggtcTCTTTTATTCCCCACCCCAAGCATTAAAAAAAGCTCTTTCTGTGGGAAAGCCTATAAATATATAGCTGGAGACACTGGGCagcttttgatattttaatattaccAAAAgcatacacactacacacataccTAATACCACATGATGGATGTGCCATGTTCAAATATTAGAATTtactagaaattatttttagtattgaAAATGAAGTCCTAAAATTTAGAAGCTGAGGGCAAAGCCCCGTTATTGTGATACGTTTGTGCATCTGTGAGTGGCTGAACACTCTCCGGAGTGCTAACACTCACGCCATGGCGTTTCTTACCTGGTTCTTAAGTTCGTCAATAATTGGGAAGTATCTGCTGTAATCATGATCAAGACCACGGCAAGAACCCGGTCCAAATTTCTCATACCACCCCTTGATCTTCTGCTCCAAGTCGGCGTTGGCCTCCTCTAAGGCTCGAACATTCTCCAGGTAGGAGGCCAAGCGGTCGTTGAGGTTCTGCATGGTCACCTTCTCATTGCCAGAGAGGAGGCCATGCTCATTCCCTGTGAAGGCAGCACAGGAAGCACTTCCCCCGCCCAGACCTCCGCCATAGCCTCCTGCAGATGAGCTGCCCCCAAAAGCACAAGAGAAGCCACTTCCAATGCCTGGCACACTGCATGTGTTTCCGGCCCCAAAGCCTGCTCCCCCACTAGAGAGCCTCACAGAGCCAGCGCCCCCGCAAGAGCCAAGTCTCCTCGAGGTAGAAGAAAAGCGCACAGACatggtgtccaggctggagcgttTGTTTCTGCGGTGTTGCTCTGATGGTGAACGTCCTACTCAAACAGCTTGGTTTGCCTTTATATACACATTATTAGGGTGTTTCTTGATGAGCTTTGCTCATAGCCAAGTGATGTTTGCCAGCTCATTGTGAATTATCCATAATggggtgattttttttaatgaatggcTTTGCCGTACTGTGTCCATTTCTGTAGGTGGATAGTTATCGTGGAGTTATTTGTTATCTCTGGAGTTGGACAGGGTGGAGTATTATCAGGATTATTATAGTGATGCATTTCAAATGTAGTATGAGTAACCCTTCCTGTCTTCCGGGCTTCAGGAATGTATAATACCTGTAAGAATAAACAAGTACGATAGACAGATTTCTCTTTCCCTTACCCAAATCAGCATTGTGTTTTCTTCAGCAATGAAGTATCATAGTCATAGTTTTCTATCAGATatgttgaaaataatttcaagacCGTGTGTCCATAGTACCAGAAGAAGGAGGGGAGGTCCTAAAGGAAAACAGAGGCATTAAAGGGAATCTTCTTTGGAGACCGAAAGTGTTCCTTTGATCCTTATCCTTCCTGAATTACCATTTCATCTGTACTGGTTTTCTGTCTAAGTTCCATTGCTAACCAGGTTAGGTAAAGGAATTGGTCCCCTCctcgggcctcagtttccacatctgtaaagtgAAGAGTCTAGACTGTGGCGTCTGTGTTCCCTTTCTATCTCTAGATCGCTCATATTTCTGCATTCCTTCTGTTGGCTGTCCGTTTCCATAGCACTTTTCTGCATTGCTTCTTGTACTTTTCACCTCTTACTTATTTCTGAATTGTGGTCCCACCATTTTACTGAAATTAACCTCTCAAACGTCACTGCACATCTCTaatcatcatttattttatttattctcctaTACTCTCTTGGTTACATTCAGTACTGACAACCTCAGTCTGATGAGTCTGATCGAGTTTCAGACAGCTGCTTTCTGAGAATTTTTCTACATCTTATGTTGTTCCCCTTTTCTCTTCCACTTATGGCTCCTGCGCCCTGCCTTTGTCATTTATTATAGTTTTGTGCTTGGTATTTACgactctctctccttttttttttttttttttctagacagggtctcgctttgtcccccaggccggagtgcagtgacatgatcagagctcactgcagcctcaacctcccaggctcaagtgatcctcccacctcagcctaccaaatatctgggactacaggcacatgccaccatgcctggctgatctgtgtatttttttgtagagatggggtttgctctgttgtctaggctggtcttgagtgcCTGGGCTTGACagatgctcccaccttggcctcccaaagtgctgggattataggcaggagccacctcACTGTCTTAATGTAGATTTTCCCTCACTGACTTGTCCGTTCTGTTTTACTACTTCCCTCTTTCCCATCTCTTTCcctttgttcatgtttttctttccacCTGGTTTTCTTCTTCAGactaaaaattataacaaatcaTTTGAGATCTTGCATTTGCCAAGAATGATTGACATCACTTTCAATTACCTAGATTGAAAATCAAGTtggcaaaaatttaaattttcatgacTTAATAAATGAGCTTGCAGAAAAAAAGCCAGAAAGATTTGTCAATTAATTTAATACATTAATAAAGTATTATGGTTTATTGTTTTACATAAAACTAGGACaccaaaacattatttctttgcTGTTTATAGTTTATGCAGTTATAAATGTGTCCTCATTACCTCATTACATGTTATAAAtaataagacatttttaaaagaaaaagatttatattttagtatttctttttttttttttttttgagatggagtctcgctctgtcacccaggctggagtgggctaatttttgtatttttagtagagatgggttttcgtcatgttggccaggctggtctcgaactcctgacctcagaacacccaccttggtctcccaaagtgttgggattataggcttgagtcaccatgctgggcctgttttaatatttctaactgaacttttttcctgacttttcaagAGGAGacctcacattttcattttgcacggGGCCTTGAAATTATATAGCCAGCCAGAATTGTTGGGTCTCTCTGAGGAAGCTGAAGAATCTTAGAGAAAATACCTCCAGATAGAAATGTTTGAGTGTTCTCCCCAAAAGGGAGCTCACCATACAACCACTCTGGAAGGATACTTCACGCAAAAGTTCCGAGTGTTTAAGGTCTTACtcaaaatgaacatattttaaaatatcaccatGTGTTAAAGAACACTTCAGCAAGAAAGACAGAGactcaaacaaacagaaaatagtaCTCAGGGGAAACAGAGATAATGAAGAACattgaagaaaactttaaaaaagaaactacctATAATTATTACTTTCAGAAGTAACAaaaatactgtatatttcaaacaTGGATAGAACATCATTATAATTGAACAGGAAGCACATAAAAGACCTCTTAGAATTAAAAACTAACTCCCAAAATAAAACTTCAATAGAtgaattggaaaataaatttttaaaaaactccccaaaattagaacaaaaagataaaaagataaatatgtgaGCCTTGAAAgacccaatctctctctctctttctcttttttttgttttgttttgagactaagtcttgctctgtcacccaggctcgagtgcagtggtacgatctcagctcactggaaactctgcctcccgagttcaagcaattctcctaccttagcctcccaagtagctgggattacaggcacgtgccaccatgcctggctaatttttgtatttttagtagagatggggtttcaccatgttggtcaggctggtcttgaacgcctgacctcaagtgatccgcccacctcagccccccaaagtgctgggattacaggtgtgagccaccgtgcccggtgtAAAGAGCCAGTCTCTTAAGATGAGTCCTGAGCAGCTAACTGGGcctaaattcaaattaaaaccaagCAACCTCCTGTTTATGCCACCTGAACCAAATAATAGACTGTAACCTACATGGATTAATCAGAAGTCTGCATGCCCTGACTAATAAGAGCTAAGTAAGCAAACATCGACCAATCAGAACTAAGTAAATTTCAATCCTGCATTTTGCATAAGCAGACCTAAGTGGGAACCTGGGTGGGAACTTTCTCTAAAAGACAAATTCCCTCCCTTTGTTCTCTGGAACACACTTTCATTTTATACCAAAGGCTGTGTCTCACCAGCTTACTAGCTGTTTGCTGGAATGAAGTCTCTGTCCTTGAATTTTCTTCTCAGAGAACTTTTGTTCACAGATGaaagaaaagattagaaaataaGAGACTTGGTCAAAGAAGAACAACGTCAAATAGGTCTTCTGGAAAGAGACctacttattattttataatcatattTTCTGAAATACTACTCAGAACTAAACAACTGAGCTTCTAAATTCGAAGAGACCACCAAGAAACATgaatgataaatgaaaaacaacCACAGTGAGGCGCATCCACAGGATCTTTCAGAGAACCATGGCTGGGGGCAGGGGCGAAAAACAAACACTTAAAATGTCAGGAGCAAAGCCAACACATATTCAATTTTAGGAAAGCCATTGTTCCATTGAAGAATGCTTTCAAAATACGAACCCAgcccaggtgcagtagctcacacctgtaatcccagcactctgggaggccgagggggctggatcacttgagatcaggagttcaaaaccagcctggccaacatggtgaaaccccgtctccactaaaaatacaaaaattacctgggtgtggtggtgcatgcccgtaatctcagttatttgggaggctgaggcaggagaatccttgaacccaggaggcggaggttgcagtgagctgtgatcataccactgtactccagcctggctgacagagcgagactctgtctcttaaacggaaaaaaaaaaaaaaaaaaaaaagtgaacccaAAATGATATCCAACCTTTTATTTCTAATCCTTTCCTAAGGTTTGTCACCTcgtttctaagtttttttttttctaattgtgacTTATGTAGAGAAGCAAAATTCTCTACTTTCACAACCACAAGTGAGGGTGGAATAAAAATCTTTTCAGACGTGAAAGGTCTCAAAAAAGTTATCTCCTTTGCACATTTCGTTGAGAACCCGCGAgggagaaaaacatgaaaaaggaaaacttagGTTCCTGGAAATGGAGCTCCAATGTGAGCGCACTGAGTGAGTGTTCCCACATGACAGCTGGGTAGCAGGCTTAAAAAACAGATAGCCCATATTGCGTAGGAGGACAGGAGAGTCTGAAAGTGAGGTCTTCATGGGAATAGATGAAAATGATTGCTTGGTAGTTTTAATTGCGTAAGAAAGTGGCATGAGAGATAAAGATACGGAGAAAACAGGGTTAAACTAGTTAGAAAATTGTTCTAACTTTAACTCTAAACTAGGGGTCCTCCATGAATTCAGAAGGGAATGGAACAGCCTACATCCTGTGAATTCTCAAAACTGACCAGCCATGGTTCCCTCCTGGGACAGCAACCCACGACGAGGAGAAACTGCTGGGGGAAGAATCAAAATTATTCAGGAGAGGGTCAtagacaggaaggaaagagaaggtcTAGATACAAGtgggggagggaaaaaaagataGGAAATTTCAGAAATCAATCCAATGTATTTTTGAATCCTAgataaaagcaagagaaaagggaactctgtGAAGTTAGTAAAGCTATTTGGaattatactttattattattattattttttgagatgaagtctcactctattgcccaggctggaatgcagtggcaaagtcttggctcactgcaacctcgcctcctagtttcaagtgattctcctgcctcagtctcccgagtaactgggattacaggtgtgcaccaccacgcctggctatttttgtatttttagtggagagggatttcaccatgttggccaggctggtcaactcttgacctcaaatgatccacctgcttcggcttctgaaagtgttgggattacaggtgtgagccaccatgcccagcctagaatgaTACTTCAGTCTAGAAGTTAAGGAACATGAATTGGCAATAAAACCAAGCAAAAGAAAAGGATTGAAGTAAAATCCCAAGAAATGTGAATACAAGATAATAAGGGTGAGGAGTTGATAGTGTCCCCATAGAAAATGAAAGCATACCAGAAAGAAATGCCTACAAAACTGAGTAAGATACAACCCACCATTTCAAAGTGACTTAAAATCgctaaaaatgacaaaagaaaaaaaatccccataaaccagaattagaaaaaaacttagAAATGAGGTGACAAACCTTAGCAAAtgattagaaataaaaggaaaaaaaactaattaaGGTACAAtcacagaaaatgagaaatttagGGGAATCAGTCCCCAGAAGAAAGACATAGTCTGGAAataatcttaaataaaatattagcaaatataattcaataatatattaaatagcGTAAAATATCTCAAGGAAGTTATTTACCAGAAATGAGAATGACTCAATATTATGTGGAGCAGATAAAAGTGTCCTATGACAGAAACCATATGATCACCttaaaagtactagaagaaaacgtGGGTCCCAGCAGTTGTAAAACTCAGAACCTAAGAtggaaatttttataaatatgacaATGAATTATACATTCCTATATGatgacaaaaatcaaaagaaaaatagaaatgtcaaAACATTTGCTACAGCCAGTAACAAGTGGCAATTTATTTCCCTTGCAAAAAGCTCCCATAAATCTTGGGTTTTTGTTAAAAGAAGGAATAGCAGCATGTAGTTTTTGCTTTAACAACCACTCAAGCACAGTGGttgctttccttttccttcagatGGAGACTGATTTTTGGGAAGTACTTTCAGTGTAGAAACCCACTTCAGCAAAAAGCAAGGTGAAGCTTCAAGGACTAGAGAAGAACAGGTAACCATTAGCAGAATGCGTAAAGAACTCAGGAGCCCTAGAATTCTGCCCAGCAAAGGAAAACAGTGAACCAAAGACCATAGTCAATTTTTACACGCCTAGGAAGGAAGGACAGATTTAAGACCCAAAAGACTGAGGGCAGGATGTTTCCTTCCATCCTGTGGACTCAACAGAACTTAAAGGAAGCTTATCCGGAATTTAATTTTACTCCCATTCCTTTGCTGAATAGATGCACAGGGAattctggtttatttttttcaacaagAAGCGGTGAATTTATAGTTATCTTTTCAAGTCAACAGTCCCCTCACCACAAAGTGTAGTGTGCACTTTCTGTGCTGTAATGGGCCTTGCCTTGGAAAGCAGGCCACCATGAagacagttaaaaagaaaaatcaatgtgtCATGAGCATACGTGATAAGCAGATCTGGCGTCATGGGCATAAAGCCTGTGCAGTTGCACAAGGTCTCATGTTCAGAAAGGCCCCACATTTGGATTAATGCTCTCCCATTACCATCTTGAAAATCTTAGTTTCAAGATGGTAGCAGAACTTTGTCTTTTTAGCCTGTCTCTTGTTAGTGAATTCTGATGGGACTATGGGGCATACAAGTGAGCAGAGAAGTACACCAAATATGTTTGCCTGCAGGTGCTCCTTACTGTCTCA encodes:
- the KRT27 gene encoding keratin, type I cytoskeletal 27, with protein sequence MSVRFSSTSRRLGSCGGAGSVRLSSGGAGFGAGNTCSVPGIGSGFSCAFGGSSSAGGYGGGLGGGSASCAAFTGNEHGLLSGNEKVTMQNLNDRLASYLENVRALEEANADLEQKIKGWYEKFGPGSCRGLDHDYSRYFPIIDELKNQIISATTSNAHVVLQNDNARLTADDFRLKFENELALHQSVEADINGLRRVLDELTLCRTDLEIQLETLSEELAYLKKNHEEEMKALQCAAGGNVNVEMNAAPGVDLTVLLNNMRAEYEALAEQNRRDAEAWFNEKSASLQQQISDDAGATTSARNELTEMKRTLQTLEIELQSLLATKHSLEGSLTETESNYCAQLAQIQAQIGALEEQLHQVRTETEGQKLEYEQLLDVKVHLEKEIETYCLLIDGEDGSCSKSKGYGGPGNQTKDSSKTTIVKTVVEEIDPRGKVLSSRVHTVEEKATKVNNKNEQRVPS